A single window of Streptomyces griseoviridis DNA harbors:
- a CDS encoding LacI family DNA-binding transcriptional regulator, which produces MTTIQDVARAAGVSAMTVSNVINGHPNVRPATKERVMAAMTRLDYRVNVAARNLRKGRTGTIGLAVPEIDRPYYGRLAAAIIAAAARHGLRVAVEQTGAVRENELEALSLSRNRLYDGLILSTVGLGPADVDRLKVDHPLVILGERIFGGPVDHVAMPNVDGARAATRHLIDRGCRRIALVCGPRTGETDVSGLRRTGYAQALEEAGLPVDPDLVRTVDRLTMAAGARAARALASDDPGVDGVFCVTDTVAMGVLRGLADAGARVPDDVKVIGFDDVEESAYLVPSLSTIDPDHDLMAARAVDLLAARIDCPEQPLEREEFVSPYRVVARESTATGPTGSRAERRP; this is translated from the coding sequence GTGACGACCATCCAGGACGTGGCCAGGGCGGCGGGGGTGTCGGCGATGACGGTGTCGAACGTCATCAACGGCCACCCGAACGTGCGGCCCGCCACCAAGGAACGGGTCATGGCGGCGATGACCCGGCTCGACTACCGGGTGAACGTCGCCGCCCGCAACCTCCGCAAGGGCCGCACCGGCACGATCGGACTCGCCGTGCCGGAGATCGACCGCCCGTACTACGGCCGGCTCGCCGCCGCGATCATCGCTGCGGCGGCCCGGCACGGACTGCGGGTGGCCGTCGAACAGACCGGCGCGGTGCGGGAGAACGAGCTGGAGGCGCTGTCGCTGTCCCGCAACCGCCTCTACGACGGGCTGATCCTCAGCACGGTGGGCCTGGGGCCCGCCGACGTCGACCGGCTCAAGGTGGACCACCCGCTGGTCATCCTGGGCGAACGGATCTTCGGCGGTCCCGTCGACCACGTCGCCATGCCCAACGTCGACGGCGCGCGTGCGGCGACCCGCCATCTCATCGACCGTGGCTGCCGTCGGATCGCACTGGTCTGCGGCCCGCGGACCGGGGAGACCGACGTCTCGGGGCTGCGCCGCACCGGCTACGCGCAGGCCCTGGAGGAGGCGGGGCTCCCGGTCGATCCCGACCTGGTGCGCACGGTGGACCGGCTCACCATGGCGGCGGGGGCGCGGGCCGCCCGCGCGCTGGCCTCGGACGATCCGGGCGTCGACGGGGTGTTCTGTGTGACGGACACGGTGGCGATGGGTGTCCTGCGGGGGCTGGCGGACGCCGGGGCGCGGGTGCCGGACGACGTCAAGGTGATCGGCTTCGACGACGTGGAGGAGAGCGCCTATCTCGTCCCGTCGCTCTCCACGATCGACCCCGACCACGATCTGATGGCCGCCCGCGCGGTCGACCTCCTGGCCGCCCGCATCGACTGTCCCGAACAGCCCCTTGAGCGCGAGGAGTTCGTGAGCCCGTACCGGGTGGTGGCACGCGAGTCGACGGCGACGGGCCCGACCGGGTCGCGGGCGGAACGTCGGCCGTGA
- a CDS encoding DUF7144 family membrane protein, producing MSQHPAEPSGIPSGTPQGGPQDTWSGGASPRSGQPPEPPQHARHGGSGWVTGGVVFAGVLMLCSGILAVLQGIAAISSDDVYGRVGTYVYELNLTGWGWIHVILGALVAITGLGVLKGATWARFLGIFLVSLSLIAQFLFLPYLPVWSVVMMAIDVFVIWALASQQESVSRRAV from the coding sequence ATGAGCCAGCACCCAGCAGAGCCGTCGGGCATACCGTCGGGAACGCCGCAGGGCGGCCCGCAGGACACCTGGTCAGGCGGTGCCTCACCGCGCTCGGGGCAGCCCCCTGAGCCTCCGCAGCACGCCCGCCACGGTGGCAGCGGCTGGGTGACCGGCGGTGTCGTCTTCGCCGGCGTGCTGATGCTGTGCAGCGGCATCCTCGCCGTGCTCCAGGGCATCGCCGCGATCTCCTCCGACGACGTGTACGGCCGCGTCGGAACCTATGTCTACGAGCTGAACCTCACCGGCTGGGGCTGGATCCACGTGATCCTCGGCGCCCTGGTCGCCATCACCGGCCTCGGCGTGCTCAAGGGCGCGACCTGGGCACGGTTCCTCGGGATCTTCCTGGTCTCGCTCAGCCTGATCGCGCAGTTCCTGTTCCTGCCGTACCTGCCGGTCTGGTCCGTCGTCATGATGGCGATCGACGTCTTCGTCATCTGGGCGCTCGCCTCCCAGCAGGAGTCGGTCAGCCGCAGGGCTGTCTGA
- a CDS encoding methylated-DNA--[protein]-cysteine S-methyltransferase, with product MTRQHTTMDSPYGALTLVADDGVLCGVYMTEQRHRPPEESFGPRDDAPFGETREQLGAYFAGELKEFTVQLRLHGTPFQRTVWEQLLAIPYGETCSYGQLADALGNPLASRAVGLANGRNPVSIIVPCHRVVGAGGGLTGYGGGLSRKQRLLDFESGSALF from the coding sequence ATGACCAGGCAGCACACGACGATGGACAGCCCGTACGGCGCCCTGACCCTCGTCGCCGACGACGGCGTCCTGTGCGGCGTCTACATGACGGAGCAGCGCCACCGGCCACCCGAGGAGAGTTTCGGCCCGCGCGACGACGCGCCCTTCGGCGAGACGCGCGAGCAGCTCGGGGCTTACTTCGCGGGCGAGTTGAAGGAGTTCACGGTCCAACTGAGGCTGCACGGAACGCCGTTCCAGCGCACGGTCTGGGAACAGCTCCTCGCCATCCCCTACGGCGAGACCTGCTCCTACGGCCAACTCGCCGACGCCCTCGGCAATCCGCTTGCCTCGCGCGCGGTCGGCCTCGCCAACGGCAGGAACCCGGTCAGCATCATCGTCCCCTGCCACCGGGTCGTCGGAGCGGGCGGCGGACTGACCGGCTACGGCGGCGGCCTGAGCCGCAAGCAGCGGCTCCTGGACTTCGAGAGCGGATCGGCGCTCTTCTGA
- a CDS encoding TetR/AcrR family transcriptional regulator, which yields MAAELTAHHRRLAQQKREAITSAATELFLDRGYDGTSLARIAEAAGVSKSTLFKQFPTKAALFEAIVTESWQRDAGDTAARPQAGDLRSGLSAIGHRYADLIGRPGMSRLFRIVIAELPRFPELGRMQFQLGKLPYFASVQHYLEAEHEAGNADVPDAVSAANQFLGMIANYVLWPRMLLTDWNPTASDIHNAVEQAVQTMLARYATGPQT from the coding sequence ATGGCAGCAGAACTCACCGCGCACCACCGCAGACTCGCCCAGCAGAAGCGCGAGGCGATCACCTCCGCGGCCACGGAACTGTTCCTGGACCGCGGCTACGACGGCACCTCGCTCGCGCGGATCGCCGAAGCGGCCGGGGTCTCGAAGTCCACCCTGTTCAAGCAGTTCCCCACCAAGGCGGCTCTCTTCGAGGCCATCGTCACCGAGTCCTGGCAGCGCGACGCCGGCGATACCGCCGCGCGGCCACAGGCGGGAGATCTGCGCTCCGGGCTGTCAGCCATAGGCCACCGCTACGCCGACCTGATCGGCCGGCCCGGCATGTCACGCCTGTTCCGGATCGTCATCGCCGAACTGCCCCGATTCCCCGAACTGGGACGGATGCAGTTCCAGCTCGGCAAGCTGCCCTACTTCGCCTCCGTCCAGCACTACTTGGAAGCCGAGCACGAGGCGGGCAACGCCGATGTCCCGGACGCGGTGAGCGCCGCGAACCAGTTCCTCGGCATGATCGCCAACTACGTCCTGTGGCCTCGCATGCTGCTGACCGACTGGAACCCCACGGCCTCCGACATCCACAACGCCGTCGAACAGGCCGTCCAGACCATGCTCGCCAGATACGCCACCGGCCCGCAGACCTGA
- a CDS encoding AlkA N-terminal domain-containing protein, whose protein sequence is MQNGMHTDTERCVRAVRSKDARFDGWFFTAVLTTRIYCRPSCPVVPPKPENMTFLPSAAACQQAGFRACKRCRPDTSPGSPEWNQRADLVARAMRLIADGVVDREGVPGLAARLGYSTRQTERQLLAELGAGPLALARAQRAQTARVLIETTPLPMADVAFAAGFTSIRTFNDTVREVYALTPSELRTRATKTASSPPPPAFAAQAAGGSSDTPGIPGIPSTPCIAGTAGIPGTAGTGTGTRTGAPGTLTLRLPFRAPLNPDNLFGHLVATAVPGVEEWRAGAYRRTLRLPYGHGIVALTPRPDHIACRLTLSDLRDLTVAISRCRRMLDLDADPVAIDGQLRTDPVLAPLVDKAPGRRVPRTVDEEEFALRAVLGQQVSIAAARTHAGRLVTAHGDPVDDPEGGLTHLFPSAGALAELDPDSLAMPRTRRTTFTTLVSRLVDGGIHLGPDSDWAETRARLLALPGFGPWTVDVIAMRALGDPDAFLPTDLGVRRAAAELGLPATPAALTGRAAAWRPWRAYAVQYLWATDTHPINFLPA, encoded by the coding sequence ATGCAGAACGGGATGCACACCGACACCGAGCGCTGCGTGCGCGCCGTCAGGTCCAAGGACGCCCGCTTCGACGGCTGGTTCTTCACGGCGGTCCTGACCACCCGCATCTACTGCCGCCCCAGCTGCCCCGTCGTGCCGCCCAAGCCCGAGAACATGACGTTCCTGCCGAGCGCGGCGGCCTGCCAGCAGGCCGGGTTCCGGGCCTGCAAGCGCTGCCGCCCCGACACCAGCCCCGGCTCCCCCGAGTGGAACCAGCGCGCCGACCTGGTCGCCAGGGCGATGCGGCTGATCGCAGACGGTGTCGTGGACCGCGAGGGCGTCCCGGGGCTCGCCGCCCGCCTCGGGTACAGCACCCGGCAGACCGAGCGGCAACTCCTGGCCGAGCTGGGCGCGGGGCCTCTCGCGCTCGCCCGCGCCCAGCGCGCGCAGACCGCGCGGGTGCTGATCGAGACGACCCCGCTCCCGATGGCCGACGTCGCCTTCGCGGCCGGTTTCACCTCGATCCGCACCTTCAACGACACCGTCCGCGAGGTCTACGCCCTCACCCCCAGCGAGCTGCGCACCCGTGCCACGAAGACGGCGAGCAGCCCCCCGCCGCCGGCCTTCGCCGCCCAGGCGGCCGGGGGAAGCTCGGATACCCCCGGCATCCCCGGTATCCCCAGTACCCCCTGTATCGCAGGTACCGCAGGTATCCCCGGTACCGCAGGTACGGGCACAGGCACACGCACCGGCGCCCCCGGCACGCTCACCCTCCGGCTCCCCTTCCGCGCCCCGCTCAACCCCGACAACCTCTTCGGGCACCTCGTGGCCACGGCGGTGCCCGGGGTGGAGGAGTGGCGGGCCGGTGCCTACCGGCGCACGCTCCGCCTCCCCTACGGGCACGGCATCGTGGCGCTCACCCCCCGCCCCGACCACATCGCCTGCCGGCTCACCCTCAGCGACCTGCGGGACCTCACCGTGGCCATCAGCCGCTGCCGCCGGATGCTGGACCTGGACGCCGATCCGGTCGCCATCGACGGCCAGTTGCGCACCGATCCGGTCCTCGCGCCCCTCGTCGACAAGGCGCCGGGACGCCGGGTGCCGCGCACGGTGGACGAGGAGGAGTTCGCGCTGCGGGCGGTCCTCGGCCAGCAGGTCTCCATCGCCGCCGCCCGCACCCACGCGGGCCGCCTGGTCACCGCGCACGGCGACCCGGTCGACGACCCCGAGGGCGGCCTCACCCACCTCTTCCCGAGCGCCGGGGCACTGGCGGAACTCGACCCCGACTCCCTCGCGATGCCCCGCACCCGCCGCACCACGTTCACCACCCTCGTCAGCCGACTGGTCGACGGCGGAATCCACTTGGGCCCCGACAGTGACTGGGCCGAGACCCGGGCCCGGCTCCTCGCCCTGCCCGGCTTCGGCCCCTGGACGGTCGACGTCATCGCGATGCGCGCCCTCGGCGACCCCGACGCCTTCCTCCCCACCGACCTCGGGGTCCGCCGCGCCGCGGCCGAACTGGGCCTGCCCGCCACCCCGGCCGCGCTCACCGGCCGGGCGGCGGCCTGGCGACCGTGGCGGGCGTACGCCGTCCAGTACCTGTGGGCGACCGACACCCACCCGATCAACTTCCTTCCGGCATAG
- a CDS encoding NUDIX domain-containing protein: MATIQDFATYIAGLPRVLAGAAALFRDEEGRVLLVEPNYREGWALPGGTVESDEGESPRQGARRETAEEIGLDREPGRLLAVDWVQGQDRPPLVAYLYDGGLLTEADLKAIRLQEEELLSWRLVSPEDLPAHLSGSLGRRVLVALQVLADGTGTAELENGHRVA, encoded by the coding sequence ATGGCCACCATCCAAGACTTCGCCACGTACATCGCGGGCCTGCCCCGCGTCCTCGCCGGGGCCGCCGCCCTCTTCCGCGACGAGGAGGGCCGGGTGCTGCTCGTCGAACCGAACTACCGGGAGGGCTGGGCGCTGCCGGGCGGGACGGTCGAGTCGGACGAGGGCGAGAGCCCACGGCAGGGCGCGCGCCGCGAGACGGCGGAGGAGATCGGCCTCGACCGCGAACCGGGCCGCCTGCTCGCGGTGGACTGGGTACAGGGCCAGGACCGGCCGCCGCTGGTGGCGTACCTGTACGACGGCGGTCTGCTGACCGAGGCCGACCTGAAGGCGATCCGCCTCCAGGAGGAGGAACTGCTCTCCTGGCGCCTGGTCAGCCCCGAGGACCTCCCCGCGCACCTGTCCGGCTCCCTCGGCCGCCGTGTCCTGGTCGCCCTTCAGGTGCTGGCGGACGGCACCGGCACCGCGGAACTGGAGAACGGCCACCGCGTGGCCTGA
- a CDS encoding M48 family metalloprotease — translation MLGDASPVTVPAAATAVVALTALCVLLPREIHRQLRELRAARREFADVPHAGDLYVRQDDRPDAYALPGRPGRVVVTTGMLRALDAREREVLFAHERAHLAGRHHLFAVCAESAAALHPALRALRGGRSRTRWSAGPTSPRRGPPVTAP, via the coding sequence CTGCTCGGCGACGCTTCGCCCGTCACGGTCCCGGCCGCCGCGACGGCCGTCGTCGCGCTGACGGCGCTCTGCGTCCTGCTCCCCCGCGAGATCCACCGTCAACTGCGTGAACTGCGCGCTGCGCGAAGGGAGTTCGCGGACGTCCCGCACGCCGGTGATCTGTACGTGCGCCAGGACGACCGCCCCGACGCCTACGCCCTTCCCGGACGGCCGGGCCGCGTCGTCGTGACCACCGGGATGCTGCGGGCCCTCGACGCGCGGGAGCGCGAGGTGCTGTTCGCCCACGAGCGTGCCCATCTCGCCGGACGGCACCATCTCTTCGCCGTCTGCGCCGAATCGGCCGCGGCCCTGCACCCCGCCCTGCGAGCCCTGCGGGGGGGCCGCTCTCGTACGCGCTGGAGCGCTGGGCCGACGAGTCCGCGGCGCGGGCCACCGGTGACCGCGCCCTGA
- a CDS encoding glycoside hydrolase family 27 protein gives MNRPVRPLPDRAARPPMGWNSWDCYGTTVTEEEVLANAEFLGRRLLPYGWDTVVVDIQWYEPTARPHGYNPDAPLVLDAHGRQLPAPGRFPSSAGSAGFGPLADRVHRLGLRFGLHIMRGIPRRAVAARLPVLGTEFTADEVADTGSVCLWNSDNYGLDHDHPGAQAYYDSQVAQFAAWGVDFVKADDMLFPYHEREIAAYARAIERCGRPIELSLSPGTDVSVAHLGHLRENATMWRVCDDLWDRWEDVEAQFARMARWAPWQGGGGWADADMLPLGRIGIRAERGEDRTSALTRAEQISLLTLWLISRSPLMMGGDLPTSPPETIELLTNEEALAVLWHSTGGREVLREGNLVLWTAEDPAGGVRYAAVFSLADEACRIDVPLGAVGARPGDRVRELWTRLDTPHDGRRLTVELPAHGAALYRLGEDERRE, from the coding sequence ATGAACCGACCCGTCCGACCGCTCCCCGACCGCGCCGCGCGTCCGCCGATGGGCTGGAACAGCTGGGACTGCTACGGCACCACCGTCACCGAGGAAGAGGTCCTCGCCAACGCGGAGTTCCTCGGGCGGCGGCTGCTGCCCTACGGCTGGGACACCGTCGTCGTGGACATCCAGTGGTACGAGCCGACCGCCCGTCCGCACGGCTACAACCCGGACGCCCCGCTGGTCCTCGACGCCCATGGACGTCAACTGCCCGCGCCCGGACGCTTTCCGTCGTCGGCGGGCAGTGCCGGTTTCGGGCCGCTCGCAGACCGGGTGCACCGACTGGGCCTGCGGTTCGGGCTGCACATCATGCGGGGCATCCCGCGTCGCGCCGTGGCCGCCCGACTGCCTGTGCTGGGAACGGAGTTCACCGCCGACGAGGTCGCGGACACCGGTTCCGTCTGCCTGTGGAACTCCGACAACTACGGCCTGGACCACGACCATCCGGGCGCGCAGGCGTACTACGACTCCCAGGTGGCCCAGTTCGCCGCGTGGGGCGTCGACTTCGTGAAGGCCGACGACATGCTGTTCCCGTACCACGAGCGGGAGATCGCCGCCTACGCGCGGGCCATCGAGCGCTGCGGGCGCCCGATCGAGCTGAGCCTCTCCCCCGGTACCGACGTCTCGGTGGCCCACCTCGGGCATCTGAGGGAGAACGCGACCATGTGGCGGGTCTGCGACGACCTGTGGGACCGGTGGGAGGACGTGGAGGCGCAGTTCGCGCGGATGGCGCGGTGGGCGCCCTGGCAGGGCGGGGGCGGCTGGGCGGACGCGGACATGCTGCCGCTCGGACGCATCGGGATCCGCGCCGAGCGCGGCGAGGACCGGACGAGCGCGCTGACCCGGGCCGAGCAGATCAGTCTGCTGACGCTGTGGCTGATCTCCCGCTCGCCGCTGATGATGGGCGGCGACCTGCCGACCAGTCCGCCGGAGACGATCGAGCTGCTCACCAACGAGGAAGCGCTCGCGGTGCTGTGGCACAGCACGGGCGGCCGCGAGGTGCTGCGCGAGGGGAACCTCGTCCTGTGGACGGCCGAGGACCCGGCGGGCGGTGTCCGCTACGCGGCCGTGTTCTCGCTGGCCGACGAGGCGTGCCGGATCGACGTACCGCTCGGTGCGGTCGGCGCCCGCCCCGGGGACCGGGTCCGCGAGCTGTGGACCCGCCTCGACACCCCGCACGACGGCCGCAGGCTCACCGTCGAACTGCCCGCCCACGGCGCCGCCCTCTACCGTCTGGGGGAGGACGAGCGGCGGGAGTGA
- a CDS encoding SIR2 family NAD-dependent protein deacylase: MTKPLVAVLSGAGISTDSGIPDYRGPNGVWRKDPEAEKLVTYAYYMADPEIRRRSWQLRLRNRTLQAEPNAAHVAVAELARAGVPVRVITQNVDGLHQLAGLPARKVLELHGSARSVVCVGCGARGPMADALARVVAGEADPPCLVCGGILKSATVMFGERLDPAVLSQALAISKGCDLFIAVGSSLQVQPAAGLAGIAADHGARLTIVNAEATPYDDRADDLVREPIGTALPRLLDGIRDAAGS, from the coding sequence ATGACGAAGCCCCTCGTCGCCGTGTTGAGCGGCGCCGGCATCTCGACCGACTCCGGGATCCCCGACTACCGGGGACCCAACGGGGTCTGGCGCAAGGACCCCGAGGCCGAGAAGCTCGTCACGTACGCGTACTACATGGCGGACCCGGAGATCAGGCGCCGCTCCTGGCAGCTGCGGCTGCGCAACCGCACCCTCCAGGCCGAGCCGAACGCCGCGCATGTGGCGGTGGCCGAGCTGGCGCGGGCCGGGGTGCCGGTCCGGGTGATCACCCAGAACGTCGACGGGCTGCACCAGCTCGCCGGTCTCCCCGCCCGCAAGGTGCTCGAACTGCACGGCAGCGCCCGGAGTGTCGTCTGCGTCGGCTGCGGGGCCCGCGGCCCGATGGCGGACGCCCTCGCCCGTGTCGTGGCCGGTGAGGCAGATCCGCCGTGCCTGGTCTGCGGCGGCATCCTCAAGTCGGCCACCGTGATGTTCGGCGAGCGCCTCGACCCGGCGGTGCTCTCCCAGGCCCTCGCCATCAGCAAGGGCTGCGACCTGTTCATCGCCGTGGGGAGCAGCCTCCAGGTCCAGCCGGCGGCCGGTCTCGCCGGGATCGCGGCCGACCACGGCGCCCGCCTCACCATCGTCAACGCCGAGGCCACCCCCTACGACGACCGCGCGGACGACCTGGTGCGCGAACCCATCGGCACCGCGCTGCCCAGGCTCCTCGACGGCATCAGGGACGCCGCCGGCTCCTGA
- a CDS encoding SDR family NAD(P)-dependent oxidoreductase, whose protein sequence is MTIDKTALVTGANRGLGRSAAVALAGRGMRVVVTHRGDAAGAEETAEQVRAVGGTAAVLRLDISDVPSFASFASALGARLERWGAPRLDILVNNAGVGVFGPLEAVTIDDFDTVMGTNVRGTFFLIQSLAPLLAQGGHVINVSTSLTRHTSPATSVYSASKAAVEALSRTLAAELGPRGIRVNSVAPGPTATDFNGGAMRDDAGMREVLAGQTALGRVGEPEEIGDAIATLASEGMRWVTAQRIEVSGGALL, encoded by the coding sequence ATGACAATCGACAAGACCGCTCTGGTGACCGGTGCGAATCGCGGCCTCGGGCGCAGCGCGGCCGTCGCCCTGGCCGGCCGCGGGATGCGGGTCGTGGTCACCCACCGCGGCGACGCGGCCGGGGCCGAGGAGACGGCGGAACAGGTGCGGGCCGTGGGTGGGACCGCCGCCGTTCTCCGGCTCGACATCAGCGACGTCCCCTCCTTCGCGTCCTTCGCCTCCGCACTGGGCGCGCGGCTGGAACGCTGGGGTGCTCCGCGGCTCGACATCCTGGTCAACAACGCGGGAGTGGGGGTCTTCGGGCCACTGGAGGCTGTCACGATCGACGACTTCGACACGGTGATGGGCACCAACGTCCGGGGCACGTTCTTCCTCATCCAGTCGCTGGCGCCGCTGCTGGCCCAGGGTGGCCATGTCATCAACGTCTCGACGTCACTGACCCGCCACACCAGCCCCGCCACCTCGGTCTACTCCGCGTCGAAGGCCGCCGTCGAAGCGTTGAGCCGCACTCTCGCCGCGGAACTCGGACCTCGCGGCATCCGGGTCAACTCCGTCGCCCCGGGGCCGACCGCCACCGACTTCAACGGCGGAGCGATGCGGGACGACGCCGGAATGCGCGAGGTTCTGGCCGGACAGACCGCGCTCGGCAGAGTCGGCGAACCCGAGGAGATCGGCGACGCCATCGCCACGCTGGCCTCCGAGGGGATGCGCTGGGTCACCGCCCAGCGCATCGAGGTCTCCGGCGGCGCCCTCCTGTGA
- a CDS encoding alpha-N-arabinofuranosidase — translation MSGATTAATTVGPAVTATAVINLDLEGPTINRHLYGHFAEHLGRCVYGGFWVGEDSPIPNEGGIRLDVVEALRALDIPNLRWPGGCFADEYHWRDGVGPREERPRMVNTHWGNVEENNHFGTHEFMALCELLCAEPYISGNVGSGTVREMSEWVEYLTRDGDSPMVRLRKANGRNEPWRVPFWGIGNETWGCGGNMRAEYSADLARQYATYCRDHGDNTLYRIASGASDDDYKWTETLMQQISCFGCEATPKNFFQALSVHHYTLSGPWEAKGSATVFDTDDYYRTMLSARGVDRVIAGHSAVMDVYDRGRTVGLVLDEWGTWWDVEPGTNPGFLFQQNTLRDALVASTHFDIFHKHAARLRMANIAQTVNVLQAMLLTDGDALVRTPTYHVFEMNKGHQDATSLAVHLRAPLARRAVGEAELETVSASASVKDGSLLVSLTNLDAERPVEVRLDLRGGTVGAPEARLLTAGRLQDHNTPEAAATVAPRAFEGVRSVDGGLTLTLPPHAFLTVRAPLTAVEH, via the coding sequence GTGTCCGGAGCCACCACCGCTGCCACCACCGTCGGCCCCGCCGTCACCGCCACGGCCGTCATCAACCTGGACCTGGAGGGGCCGACGATCAACCGTCATCTGTACGGTCACTTCGCCGAGCACCTCGGTCGCTGCGTCTACGGCGGCTTCTGGGTCGGTGAGGACTCCCCGATCCCGAACGAGGGCGGCATCCGCCTCGACGTCGTCGAGGCGCTGCGCGCCCTCGACATCCCCAACCTCCGCTGGCCCGGCGGCTGTTTCGCCGACGAATACCACTGGCGGGACGGGGTCGGGCCGCGCGAGGAGCGGCCCCGGATGGTCAACACGCACTGGGGGAACGTCGAGGAGAACAACCACTTCGGCACCCACGAGTTCATGGCGCTGTGCGAACTCCTGTGCGCGGAACCGTACATCAGCGGCAACGTGGGCAGCGGCACGGTGCGCGAGATGAGCGAGTGGGTCGAGTACCTGACCCGGGACGGCGACAGCCCGATGGTGCGGCTGCGCAAGGCCAACGGACGCAACGAGCCCTGGCGGGTGCCGTTCTGGGGCATCGGCAACGAGACCTGGGGGTGCGGCGGCAACATGCGCGCCGAGTACTCGGCGGACCTGGCGCGGCAGTACGCGACGTACTGCCGCGACCACGGCGACAACACGCTGTACCGGATCGCGTCGGGTGCCTCGGACGACGACTACAAGTGGACCGAGACCCTGATGCAGCAGATCAGTTGCTTCGGCTGCGAGGCGACCCCGAAGAACTTCTTCCAGGCGCTCTCCGTCCACCACTACACGCTGTCCGGCCCGTGGGAGGCGAAGGGCAGCGCCACCGTCTTCGACACCGACGACTACTACCGGACGATGCTGTCGGCGCGCGGCGTCGACCGGGTCATCGCAGGGCACTCCGCCGTCATGGACGTCTACGACCGGGGCCGTACGGTCGGCCTGGTGCTCGACGAGTGGGGCACCTGGTGGGACGTCGAGCCGGGCACCAACCCCGGGTTCCTCTTCCAACAGAACACCCTGCGCGACGCGTTGGTGGCGAGCACGCACTTCGACATCTTCCACAAGCACGCCGCCCGGCTGCGGATGGCGAACATCGCGCAGACGGTCAACGTCCTCCAGGCGATGCTGCTCACCGACGGTGACGCGCTGGTGCGGACGCCGACCTACCACGTGTTCGAGATGAACAAGGGCCACCAGGACGCCACCTCGCTCGCCGTGCACCTGCGCGCGCCCTTGGCCCGACGGGCGGTCGGTGAGGCCGAGTTGGAGACGGTGTCGGCCTCCGCCAGCGTCAAGGACGGCTCGCTCCTGGTCTCGCTGACCAACCTGGACGCGGAGCGGCCCGTCGAGGTGCGGCTCGATCTGCGCGGCGGCACGGTCGGCGCTCCCGAGGCCCGGCTGCTGACGGCCGGGCGGCTCCAGGATCACAACACCCCGGAGGCGGCCGCGACGGTCGCGCCACGGGCGTTCGAGGGCGTGCGGTCCGTCGACGGCGGTCTGACGCTGACGCTGCCTCCGCACGCGTTCCTTACCGTCCGCGCCCCGTTGACGGCCGTCGAGCACTGA
- a CDS encoding O-acetyl-ADP-ribose deacetylase gives MTTTLTLVQGDITRQSADAIVNAANSSLLGGGGVDGAIHRRGGPEILAACRALRASHYGKGLATGQAVATTAGALDARWVIHTVGPVWSATEDRSALLSSCYRESLRIADELGARTVAFPAISTGVYGWPMDDGARIALDTVRTARTAVREVRFVLFDDAAHRVFEAAMG, from the coding sequence ATGACGACAACCCTCACCCTCGTCCAGGGCGACATCACCCGGCAGAGCGCCGACGCGATCGTCAACGCGGCCAACTCCTCCCTCCTCGGCGGCGGCGGTGTCGACGGCGCCATCCACCGCAGGGGCGGCCCCGAGATCCTCGCCGCCTGCCGGGCCCTGCGCGCCTCCCACTACGGCAAGGGCCTGGCCACCGGGCAGGCGGTGGCGACGACGGCGGGCGCGCTCGACGCCCGCTGGGTGATCCACACCGTGGGTCCCGTCTGGAGCGCCACCGAGGACCGCTCCGCCCTGCTGTCCTCCTGCTACCGGGAGTCCCTGCGGATCGCCGACGAACTCGGCGCCCGCACGGTGGCGTTTCCCGCGATCTCGACCGGCGTGTACGGCTGGCCCATGGACGACGGCGCCCGTATCGCGCTCGACACGGTCCGCACGGCGCGGACAGCCGTGCGGGAGGTCAGATTCGTCCTCTTCGACGACGCCGCCCACCGGGTCTTCGAGGCGGCGATGGGCTGA